A DNA window from Pedomonas mirosovicensis contains the following coding sequences:
- the gdhA gene encoding NADP-specific glutamate dehydrogenase — protein sequence MTHTDENTEPILDEVLAAVLRRNPGEPEFHQAVREVLESLGRVIAKHPRYADNALIERICEPERQIIFRVPWVNDKGQVEINRGFRVQFNSALGPYKGGIRFHPSVNLGIIKFLGFEQIFKNALTGMPIGGGKGGSDFDPRGRSDGEIMRFCQSFMIEMHRHIGEYTDVPAGDIGVGGREIGYMFGQYKRLTNRYEAGVLTGKGLVYGGSLARKEATGFGAVYFVDRMLNARGDTLDGKAAVVSGSGNVAIYTIEKLQTFGAKVIACSDSNGYIVDEDGIDLTLVKEIKEVRRQRISEYARLKGGRSHYVEGGSIWNVPCQIAMPSATQNELTGKDAKALIENGVIAVGEGANMPSTPEAVRLFQQAGVLFAPGKAANAGGVATSALEMQQNASRDSWSFEQTEARLAEIMRNIHDRCAATAEEYGAPGDYVLGANIAGFVRVAEAMDALGVI from the coding sequence TTGACCCACACCGACGAAAATACCGAACCCATCCTGGATGAAGTGCTGGCCGCCGTGCTGCGTCGCAATCCCGGCGAGCCAGAATTTCACCAGGCCGTGCGCGAGGTCCTTGAGAGCCTGGGGCGCGTGATCGCCAAACATCCTCGCTATGCCGACAACGCCCTGATCGAGCGCATCTGCGAGCCCGAGCGCCAGATCATCTTCCGGGTGCCCTGGGTGAACGACAAGGGGCAGGTGGAGATCAACCGGGGCTTTCGCGTGCAGTTCAACTCCGCGCTCGGCCCCTACAAGGGCGGCATCCGGTTCCACCCCTCGGTGAACCTGGGCATCATCAAGTTTCTGGGCTTCGAGCAGATCTTCAAGAATGCGCTGACCGGCATGCCAATCGGCGGCGGCAAGGGCGGGTCGGACTTCGATCCCCGCGGCCGCTCGGACGGCGAGATCATGCGCTTCTGCCAGTCCTTCATGATCGAGATGCACCGGCACATCGGCGAATATACCGACGTACCGGCCGGTGACATCGGCGTTGGCGGGCGCGAGATCGGCTACATGTTCGGCCAGTACAAGCGCCTCACCAACCGCTACGAGGCGGGCGTGCTCACCGGCAAGGGCCTCGTCTATGGCGGCTCGCTCGCGCGCAAGGAAGCCACTGGCTTCGGCGCGGTCTATTTCGTCGATCGCATGCTGAATGCGCGCGGGGACACCCTCGACGGCAAGGCCGCTGTGGTCTCCGGTTCGGGCAACGTCGCCATCTATACCATCGAGAAGCTGCAGACGTTCGGCGCCAAGGTGATCGCCTGCTCCGACTCCAACGGTTACATCGTGGACGAGGACGGCATCGATCTCACCCTGGTCAAGGAGATCAAGGAGGTCCGCCGCCAGCGCATCTCCGAATACGCCCGCTTGAAGGGCGGCCGCTCGCACTACGTGGAAGGCGGCTCCATCTGGAACGTGCCATGCCAGATCGCCATGCCGTCCGCCACCCAGAACGAGCTGACCGGCAAGGACGCCAAGGCGCTGATCGAGAACGGCGTCATCGCCGTGGGCGAGGGCGCCAACATGCCCTCCACCCCGGAAGCCGTGCGCCTGTTCCAGCAGGCCGGCGTGCTGTTCGCGCCGGGCAAGGCCGCCAACGCGGGCGGCGTTGCCACCTCAGCCCTGGAAATGCAGCAGAACGCCTCGCGCGACAGCTGGTCGTTCGAGCAGACCGAGGCGCGCCTCGCCGAGATCATGCGAAACATCCATGATCGCTGCGCCGCCACGGCGGAGGAATACGGCGCGCCGGGCGACTATGTGCTGGGGGCCAACATCGCGGGCTTCGTGCGCGTCGCCGAAGCCATGGACGCGCTGGGCGTGATCTGA
- the metZ gene encoding O-succinylhomoserine sulfhydrylase: MKPRTGVDRSITKTWRPATQAIRGGTWRSDFGETSEALFLTSGFAYESADEVAARFRGEAQGFTYSRQTNPTVSMFEERMALLEGSETARATGTGMAAMAAALLCQVQAGDHVVAARALFGSCRWLVDTLLPRYGVETTVVDGRDTQAWAKARKPNTKAFFLETPANPTLDIVDLKAVCDLAHEVGARVVVDNVFATPVLQKPMEMGADIVCYSATKHIDGQGRVLGGVILCDKQFDTDLLGPFFRHTGQIMSAFNAWVLLKGLETLDMRVRRMCENAVQVADFLSPRVPTLLYPGRKDFPQYDLAMKQMAAGGTILSFHMEDEKQAFALLNALELIDISNNIGDSRSLATHPSSTTHKAVAVEIQRELGITPGMIRLSVGLEDPQDLIEDLDRALKIIGL; the protein is encoded by the coding sequence ATGAAGCCCAGAACCGGTGTTGATCGCTCCATCACGAAGACATGGCGTCCGGCCACCCAGGCCATTCGCGGCGGGACTTGGCGTTCCGATTTCGGCGAGACCTCCGAGGCGCTGTTCCTGACCTCGGGCTTTGCTTACGAGAGCGCGGACGAGGTGGCGGCCCGGTTCCGCGGCGAGGCGCAAGGCTTCACCTACAGCCGCCAGACCAACCCCACCGTCTCCATGTTCGAAGAGCGGATGGCCCTGCTGGAGGGCAGCGAGACTGCGCGCGCCACCGGCACCGGCATGGCGGCCATGGCGGCGGCGCTCCTGTGTCAGGTGCAGGCGGGCGACCATGTGGTGGCGGCCCGCGCGCTGTTCGGCTCGTGCCGTTGGCTGGTCGACACCCTGCTGCCCCGCTATGGCGTCGAGACCACGGTGGTCGACGGGCGCGACACGCAAGCCTGGGCAAAGGCGCGCAAGCCCAACACCAAGGCCTTTTTCCTCGAAACCCCGGCCAACCCGACGCTCGATATCGTCGACCTGAAGGCGGTTTGCGATCTCGCCCATGAGGTGGGGGCCAGGGTCGTGGTCGATAACGTGTTCGCCACGCCCGTGCTGCAGAAGCCGATGGAGATGGGGGCGGATATCGTCTGCTACTCGGCGACCAAGCACATCGACGGCCAGGGCCGGGTGCTGGGCGGCGTCATCCTCTGCGACAAGCAGTTCGATACGGACCTGCTCGGCCCCTTCTTCCGCCACACCGGCCAGATCATGTCCGCCTTCAACGCCTGGGTGCTGCTGAAGGGGCTGGAGACGCTGGACATGCGCGTGCGCCGGATGTGCGAGAACGCCGTGCAGGTGGCGGACTTCCTCAGCCCCCGCGTGCCGACCCTCCTGTATCCGGGCCGCAAGGATTTCCCGCAGTACGACCTGGCGATGAAGCAGATGGCCGCCGGCGGCACCATCCTCAGCTTCCACATGGAAGACGAGAAACAGGCCTTCGCCCTGCTGAACGCGCTGGAGCTGATCGATATTTCCAACAACATCGGCGACTCGCGCTCGCTGGCGACTCACCCGTCGTCCACCACCCACAAGGCGGTGGCAGTCGAGATCCAGCGGGAGCTGGGTATCACGCCGGGGATGATTCGCCTGTCGGTCGGCCTGGAAGACCCGCAGGATTTGATCGAAGATCTTGACCGCGCGTTGAAGATTATAGGTCTTTAA
- a CDS encoding phosphatase PAP2 family protein, whose translation MKPPPGGGLPASAERKRLCILAAIVLAYAALANAAAILVGGETASVFYRLNDHTLLVIGASLALIGLTHVIVTVINEPRLSVLARLWGDLKTHVLRRDRFLSLFVPLGLLPLFIPAFLTLKSLIPDVHPFAFDATFHALDQAIHFGHDPWRITHALFGGPSATFALSFLYNLWFLLIWGVAFYVILRVDRPVERFHYLCALLVAWILNGTLLAYLFSSAGPCYFGFIVDGPNPYQPLMDGLHALDARLAAEGSWMRIWTLEAQNALWAQHGTGDAATLGGISAMPSMHVSLSLVMAMGMWRFSRAFSAALWVYAAAIFIGSVHFGWHYAVDGYVSLIATVLIWKGLGHAIKRFGLDGAMPSTGESPSCG comes from the coding sequence GTGAAGCCACCCCCTGGTGGCGGACTCCCTGCCTCTGCCGAACGCAAGCGGCTTTGCATCCTGGCGGCCATCGTGCTGGCCTATGCCGCGCTGGCCAACGCGGCCGCGATCCTCGTCGGGGGCGAGACTGCCTCTGTCTTCTACAGGCTCAACGACCACACGCTGCTGGTGATCGGCGCCTCACTGGCTCTGATCGGGCTCACCCATGTGATTGTCACCGTCATCAACGAGCCGCGCCTCAGCGTCCTTGCCCGGCTGTGGGGAGACCTTAAAACCCATGTCCTGCGGCGGGACCGCTTCCTCAGCCTGTTCGTGCCGCTAGGGCTGCTGCCCCTGTTCATCCCGGCGTTCCTGACGCTGAAGAGCCTGATTCCGGACGTTCATCCCTTCGCGTTCGATGCCACCTTCCACGCTCTCGACCAGGCGATCCATTTCGGGCACGACCCGTGGCGGATCACCCACGCCCTGTTCGGCGGCCCCTCGGCCACCTTCGCCCTCAGCTTTCTCTACAACCTGTGGTTCCTGCTGATCTGGGGCGTCGCCTTCTATGTCATCCTGCGCGTTGATCGGCCAGTCGAGCGCTTCCACTACCTGTGCGCGCTACTGGTGGCGTGGATCCTCAACGGCACGCTGCTCGCCTATCTCTTCTCCTCGGCCGGGCCTTGCTACTTCGGCTTCATCGTTGATGGGCCCAACCCCTACCAGCCGCTGATGGACGGGCTGCACGCGCTCGACGCCCGCCTCGCCGCCGAGGGCAGCTGGATGCGGATCTGGACCCTGGAAGCGCAGAACGCCTTGTGGGCGCAGCACGGCACGGGCGACGCCGCGACGCTGGGCGGCATCTCGGCCATGCCCAGCATGCACGTCTCCCTCTCCCTCGTCATGGCCATGGGCATGTGGCGCTTCAGCCGGGCGTTCAGCGCCGCGCTGTGGGTTTACGCCGCCGCCATCTTCATCGGCTCGGTGCACTTCGGCTGGCACTATGCTGTTGACGGCTACGTGTCGCTGATCGCAACCGTGCTGATCTGGAAGGGCCTTGGGCACGCCATCAAGCGCTTCGGCCTTGATGGCGCCATGCCCTCTACCGGCGAAAGCCCCAGTTGCGGCTGA
- the apaG gene encoding Co2+/Mg2+ efflux protein ApaG produces the protein MATLPDDVDYPYEATTGNITVKVLPTYIDDQSDPSESRYVWAYHVRVENNGDFTVQLMTRHWIIADGNGRVHEVKGEGVVGEQPVLEPGDAFEYTSGCPLGTPSGIMRGTYGLVDETGNSFDVEIPAFSLDSPFAIRTLN, from the coding sequence ATGGCGACACTGCCAGATGACGTGGACTATCCGTACGAGGCGACGACCGGCAATATCACGGTCAAGGTTCTGCCTACCTATATCGACGATCAGTCAGACCCGTCGGAGAGCCGCTATGTCTGGGCCTACCACGTGCGGGTGGAGAACAACGGCGATTTCACCGTGCAACTGATGACCCGGCACTGGATCATCGCAGACGGCAACGGCCGGGTGCATGAGGTGAAAGGCGAGGGCGTGGTCGGTGAGCAGCCGGTTCTCGAGCCGGGCGACGCGTTCGAATATACCTCCGGCTGCCCGCTGGGTACGCCGTCGGGCATCATGCGCGGCACCTACGGCCTGGTGGACGAGACCGGCAACAGTTTCGACGTGGAAATCCCCGCCTTCTCGCTCGACAGCCCCTTCGCTATCCGCACCCTCAACTGA
- a CDS encoding GtrA family protein, with protein sequence MISRSRALLRGERIVAQVFRFGMTGIAATALHGLIYLLATGAMKIGPFAANVLGYAVAMPLAFAAHFLWSFRGQTRDARPGDMAAMALRFLVINAVGFSLNTAIVWLVCERLDLMAAAAVPFMATLTPIITFLLSRNWGFRR encoded by the coding sequence GTGATCTCCCGATCCCGTGCCCTGCTGCGCGGCGAGCGGATCGTGGCGCAGGTTTTTCGCTTCGGCATGACCGGCATTGCCGCCACCGCGCTGCATGGCCTGATCTACCTGCTCGCCACGGGGGCGATGAAGATAGGGCCCTTTGCCGCCAATGTGCTGGGCTACGCCGTTGCCATGCCCTTGGCTTTTGCTGCCCATTTCCTGTGGAGCTTCCGCGGCCAGACCCGCGATGCCCGCCCCGGCGACATGGCCGCGATGGCGCTGCGCTTCCTCGTCATCAACGCCGTGGGGTTCAGCCTCAATACGGCCATCGTCTGGCTGGTGTGCGAGCGTCTGGACCTGATGGCAGCCGCCGCTGTGCCGTTCATGGCAACGCTGACGCCCATCATCACCTTCCTGCTCAGCCGCAACTGGGGCTTTCGCCGGTAG
- a CDS encoding glycosyltransferase family 2 protein, with product MTVRLSAVVPCFNEQDCLHELHARLSDACRAAVGEDYEIILVNDGSRDGTWAIMQQLAARDPRLSAVNLARNHGHQLALTAGLALCRGERIFIIDADLQDPPELLAAMLARMDAEEAEVVYGQRRVREGETAFKKVTANAFYRLLSRLAEVDIPRNTGDFRLMSRRALDVILAMPEQFRFVRGMVAWIGMKQVPFLYDRAPRYAGETKYPLRKMVRFAVDAITGFSTSPLRLASHAGLILAFLSIPLMIYVLSGWALGHTVPGWTSVILVVTILGASQMVMLGLLGEYIGRIYVQSKARPLFIIQDVVSHQAAPMAVPLGYLMGGAPKRPLGEDGDMAVAASRVREVA from the coding sequence ATGACTGTCAGGCTTTCCGCTGTTGTGCCCTGCTTCAACGAGCAGGACTGTCTTCACGAACTTCATGCCCGGCTGAGCGATGCCTGCCGGGCCGCCGTAGGCGAGGATTATGAGATCATCCTCGTCAACGATGGCTCGCGCGATGGCACCTGGGCGATCATGCAGCAGCTGGCAGCAAGGGATCCGCGCCTGTCCGCCGTCAATCTGGCGCGCAACCACGGGCACCAGCTGGCGCTGACCGCCGGGCTTGCGCTCTGCCGGGGCGAGCGGATCTTCATTATCGACGCTGATCTTCAGGACCCGCCTGAGCTGCTTGCCGCCATGCTGGCGCGAATGGACGCGGAAGAGGCGGAGGTGGTCTACGGCCAACGCCGCGTGCGGGAGGGCGAGACCGCCTTCAAGAAGGTGACGGCCAATGCCTTCTACCGCCTGCTTTCGCGGCTGGCGGAGGTGGATATTCCCCGCAACACCGGCGATTTTCGGCTGATGTCCCGGCGGGCGCTGGACGTTATTCTGGCCATGCCGGAGCAATTCCGCTTCGTGCGCGGCATGGTGGCCTGGATCGGCATGAAGCAGGTGCCGTTCCTCTATGACCGGGCCCCGCGCTACGCGGGCGAGACCAAATACCCCTTGCGGAAGATGGTCCGATTCGCTGTTGACGCCATCACCGGCTTCTCCACCAGCCCGCTGCGGCTGGCCAGCCATGCCGGGCTGATACTGGCGTTTCTCAGCATCCCCTTGATGATCTACGTGCTCTCGGGCTGGGCGCTGGGGCATACGGTGCCGGGCTGGACCAGCGTCATTCTCGTGGTCACCATTCTGGGGGCGAGCCAGATGGTCATGCTGGGCCTGCTTGGCGAGTACATCGGGCGGATCTACGTGCAGAGCAAGGCGCGGCCCCTGTTCATCATCCAGGATGTGGTCTCGCACCAGGCCGCGCCCATGGCCGTGCCGCTGGGTTATCTGATGGGCGGCGCGCCCAAGCGCCCGTTGGGTGAAGACGGCGACATGGCCGTTGCCGCAAGCCGGGTGCGGGAAGTGGCGTGA